The sequence TTCCTCTTTTTTTTCAGAGCACCATGTATATATAGGTATACCTCTCAACACAGTAAAGGTGGTTTGTATGAAGAATTTTATTAAGGGAACTCTTTTTGGCGGAATTGGGCTGGGGCTCCTTACTTCAGAACGCATTGAGCGGCTCCTTAAGGATATGATACAGAAAAGCGAGATGAGTAAATCTGAGGGCGAACAATTTATGGCTGAAGTGAAAAAAAAGTCGGAAAAAACCCAAAAAGAGATTGAAAAACGTATTTCTGAGGAAATTCAAAAAGCACTCTCAAAACTGAATCTTTCTCAGGAAGAACAAGTCGCAAAGCAGGCAAAAAAAATAACCGCCCTCGAAAAACGAATACGGGAGTTGGAATCATCCCAGAATGATACGAGTAAATAAAAAGCAAACCATTGGGAAAACCTACATCCACTTTAGGCGCTATCGTGAGATTGTAGCAATACTTTTTAAATTCGGTTTTGATAACATCATCGATCAACTCAATATCGGCGATGTTATCCCCTTTCTGCCGAAGAAAAAACTTGCCAATATTCATGCCTACAGCAATGTAGAACGCTTACGTATGGCCGTGGAAGAATTAGGGCCAACCTTCATTAAATTGGCTCAAATTCTCTCCGTACGCCCCGATCTCGTCCCCTACGATATAGCTCGGGAATTTTCCCAATTACAAGATCGCGTCCCCCCTTTCTCCTCTGATACGGCCTGCGAGATCATAGAAGAACAAACGGGAGAAAAAATCCCTTCACTCTTTCTTGAATTTGACAAAACCCCCATTGCTGCAGGGTCAGTATCACAAATTCATTATGCCTTGCTTCACAGTGGTGAAGAAGTAGCCGTAAAAGTACAGCGACCCCATATCACAAAAAAAATTGAAGTTGATCTTGAAATACTCTATCATGTCGCAGGTTTTATAAAAAACCACCATAAGAAACTCACACACCATCGCCTCGAGCATATTGTAGAAGAGTTTGCCAAGACCCTCTCAAAGGAACTTGACTTTGTCAATGAAGCGCACAATATCATGCAGTTCTCATCGATGTTCAGATCTTCTGACCTACTGCACGTGCCTCGGGTCTATCACGAATATAGCACGGAGAAACTCCTCGTTATGGAGTATATTCGGGGAACCAAACCGGCTTGCCGAGAAGAATTATTGGAAAAGACACACCTTCCGCCCCTCGAAGAAATAGCAAAATATGGCCTCTCTCTCATCTTTGAGCAAATATTTATCTATGGCTTCTTTCATGCAGATCCTCATCCGGGAAACGTATTTATCCTCGACTCCGGGAAAATATGTTACATTGACTTTGGCATTACCGGACGGGTGACCCGGGAAGAACGAGAAACCTTTATGGATTTGCTCTTAGCAATTTCTCACCGTGATGAAAAAAAACTGGTTCGGCATATTCTCAAATTTACCCATGAATCACACTTAGGGGAAACAGAAAAACTTGAGCGGGATTTTATCGAACTTATCGACCAGTACATTAATGCCCCTTTGGAAGAAATGCGCTACTCCCGCATCATCCATCGACTCTTCGCCATATTAAATGAAAATAGGGTAAGCTTGAAAAGTCATATTTACCTCATGCTGAAAACCTTGGCAACAACGGAAAGTCTGGGACGGACCCTCTACCCCGATCTGATATTACTCGAAGAGATGCGCCCCTTTATACGACGAATTTACCGAAAACGGTTTAGCCCACGTACCCTGTCCGAAAAAGGAGCAACACTCATTGGAGAACTGCTCCAACTTGTCCGAGATTTTCCTGAAGATATTCATACCATCACGCAACGAATTTTACTAGGAGAACTTTCTATTGAGCTACGGCATGAAGGTCTTCGGGAGATCGCCGATACCCTTGATCGGGTAAGTAATCGCATCTCCTTTTCCATTGTGCTTGCAGCTCTTATTGTGGGTTCATCTCTGTTAATTCAGGCTCATACACCACCGCTATGGAATGATGTCTCAGTTATCGGCCTTGGCGGGTTTCTCCTCGCTGGACTTATCGCCTTTATTCTTATTTTTTCTATGTTACGAAAACGGGATTTTTAAATAGTCCGCCGCAACATGTCACCAATTCGAAGCTTTACGCCACCCTCTAAGACAACCACAACTAAACGATTTGTAACAGCTCGTTCTACTAAGTTTCCTGAAAGATCATAGATGCCGGATACACGCACCTTGCACGGGCCTTTTTTCTGATTTACCGGGAGTAAAGAAAGCGCTTCTCCGCACACAATCGGATTTTTAACATCAACCACGGCTCGTCCCCCCGTCAAAACATCCTTTACCCGTCCCAAAACACGTATCTTTGATTTTTCCTTTGCATACCCCGTAGACTGCAACTGATTATCTCCTCCAAGAAATCCCGTGGTATAGGGGCGATGATCGAGTTCATTTAGCTGTTCTACCAGAGCAGGATCTACACCAGAAGAGGGGTCTTTCATAAGCGTATCAATGACAATCCGATAGGCACGAACCACCGTGGTAATATAATTTACACTTTTATTTCGCCCCTCTATTTTCAGTGAGTCTGCCCCAAGGGAAAGCAGGGAAGGAAGAAGCGGCAAGGTATTTAAATCTTTCGAATTAAAAATATACGTCCCCCGTTCATCCTGTTCTAAACGGAGGGCAAAGGAAGGGGAAGGATCCTGTGATGAGGTACCATGGGGAATAAGATCATAAGGAAACCGGCACGGTTGTGAACATTCACCATGATTGGGATGTCTCCCGTCATAATATGCTCCCATGAGACATCTGCCCGAAAGTGACATGCAGAGCGCCCCGTGTACAAATATTTCTGTCTCACAAAGAGATGCCCCTACAATTTGCGCGATCTGACTGCTGTCAAATTCACGGGGAAGCACGACCCGACGTATCCCCTGCTTCACCCAAAAACGCACACTTTCAGTGTTGAATGTGCCCGTTTGTGTGCTCAGATGCAGTTCAATATCTGGGCAATACTCTTTACAAAGAACCAACACACCAGGATCACTCACAATGAAAGCGTGAGGGCGATGGCTCTGTGCTACCATTTCTTGCAAAAACTCGCGAACCGATTCAAGCTCTGTGTCGTTGGGAAGGATATTCAGCACGACGTATATCTTTCCCTGAAAACGATGGGCCAACTCCATAATCTGCGGAAGGTCGGTCACGATGAAGTTATCAGAATAGGCACGCAGATTCAACACTCCCATTCCAAGGTATACCGCATCTGCGCCACTCAGAAACGCTGCTTCAAGGCTTTCAAAATTACCCGCCGGAGCGAGCAGTTCCGGTTGTTTCATCATAGCCCTTTCTAAAAACGGGAAAAATACTCAAGACGAATTTCTCGTCCCCAGCCGTACACACTATCGTCGGCTGGATAGTTTTTGCTGCGAATGCGATTGCTGAACACATCACGAAAATGCAGCGAAAACTGTAAGGAAGAAACAAAACGCCATGAAAAACCGAGATTTAAAAAGCCTGACGTGATACCCCAATAGGTGTCAGGATCAGCGTCTTTCACCTGTTGATTGGTTGCAAAATCGTATTCTATAATTGCGGCAATTTCTGGATTAATTCGGATATTAGTGCCGATCCCAAAGTTAGGCCAGTGTACATTGTCAACATCTTCGAACGAGTAGTTGATATTCATGATAAATTCTGCAGGAAAATTAAAAAAGGCGTAGTTCCGCCCCATGGTTACGTAAACCCCTTCTGATTTGTATACAAACCCCCGATACTCTGGGGCATTACCGCTATAGCCCTGAATATCAACTCCTGTCGCCACACTCCAGCGTCGGTGGGGTTCATTAAATAAATGGTACTTTATTCGTGCTCCAGGCCAAGGATACCAATCAACCTCGTCTCTACCAATAAGCCCGTCACCACCATAGCCAACCCCAACCAATAAGCGATCTGACAACCCCACATCCACAGAAAAAATTACCCCTGCTCCGGAGGTACTTCCACCGGGTGGTGAGATACGACTTGACACAGAATATGCCCCGCGAGGAAGGGTTGATGGTGCAGACATATCGATGAGATGACCACTGTAAAGAGCGTGTGAAAGAGACACCATCACAAGAACCAAGAAAGAAGTATGGACACGTATAGTCATTGAAAGCTACCAATTTTGAAGAGTAGGGTTTTGTTCTCGTACCTGCAACTTTTTCCGATTATGTTCCGCATTTGTTCGAGAAAAATAGTGTTCCCCAGAACCATCCCATTTCGCCACAAAAAAAGTTCATCTGTTTCTAAGGGGTCAAGGGCTGCCACAATGGCTGCTTTTCCCGGGGAACAAATGGGCCCCGGAGGAAGTCCTCGGTGGATACGCGTGTTATAGGGCGAAGGATTTTGCAGCTCTGACACGCGGAGCGGCCCTGTAAATCGATTAATAATAAATCTAACCGTTGCATCAGCTCCCAGAGGGATATTTTGATCAAGGCGGTTATGAAACACACCTGAAACACGGCGGAGTTCATGGGCAACATTGGTCTCTTTTTCTATAATTGAGGCAAGGATCACTGCTTCATAGGGAGAAAGAGAGGGCGTATCAACCTCCTCCAGAATTGCCTCCATAGCTTGAGTGTATTGGCGGACTAATATGCGAATAATCTGTTCTTCACTCAATTCTTTGGGAAAGAGGTAGGTTTCTGGAAAAAGAAACCCTTCAAGGGATTCATAGGAATCTTTAGAAAGGGAGCCCATAAAGGAAGAATCACGGGCAAGGGAGTCAAACCGTACCGTATCAATGGGATACTGGCGCGCAATCGTTCGGGCTGTTTGCTCAATGGTCAGCCCCTCGGGAATTGTCACCGTAACTCCCTCAACAAGGGCAGATCCTAAAAGCACCTCCAGTGCATGAAGCACCCCAGACTGCTCAGGAACCGCATATGCTCCCGCTTGAATTTTATGGCCCACTTCCTGGTAACGAACATAATAATAAAAGAGAGCCCAATGGGGAATTATTTCTGCATCTTCAAGTAATTCAGCAATGCTACGCAGTGATGCACCGCGAGGAATTTCAATACGTACGGTTTCTCCCCGCCGTTCTTCAGGAGCATAAAAGCCCCAATAGGCTAAGAGCCCACAGAGAAGAGTCACAATTACGAGAATGAACATTACAAACTTTTTTACCACTATCTGCATAGCTCTAACCATCCATAAAAAAGCATAAAAAGCATACCCTGCTCCCGCTAATATATATAATAAACCGGTAAACCAGGTCTGTCCGAATTGGCGTATGAGAGAAAAGGCGTGGTGCATTTACCGTTGCAGGCGGTATACCTGCCCTCCTTCTTGGATAATATGCTCATCCATTTCTAATTGCAACAGCGTCGAAAATAACTCCTCATGACGATCAATTTCTTCCATAAA is a genomic window of Chitinivibrio alkaliphilus ACht1 containing:
- a CDS encoding peptidase U32 family protein, whose protein sequence is MMKQPELLAPAGNFESLEAAFLSGADAVYLGMGVLNLRAYSDNFIVTDLPQIMELAHRFQGKIYVVLNILPNDTELESVREFLQEMVAQSHRPHAFIVSDPGVLVLCKEYCPDIELHLSTQTGTFNTESVRFWVKQGIRRVVLPREFDSSQIAQIVGASLCETEIFVHGALCMSLSGRCLMGAYYDGRHPNHGECSQPCRFPYDLIPHGTSSQDPSPSFALRLEQDERGTYIFNSKDLNTLPLLPSLLSLGADSLKIEGRNKSVNYITTVVRAYRIVIDTLMKDPSSGVDPALVEQLNELDHRPYTTGFLGGDNQLQSTGYAKEKSKIRVLGRVKDVLTGGRAVVDVKNPIVCGEALSLLPVNQKKGPCKVRVSGIYDLSGNLVERAVTNRLVVVVLEGGVKLRIGDMLRRTI
- the mltG gene encoding endolytic transglycosylase MltG, yielding MQIVVKKFVMFILVIVTLLCGLLAYWGFYAPEERRGETVRIEIPRGASLRSIAELLEDAEIIPHWALFYYYVRYQEVGHKIQAGAYAVPEQSGVLHALEVLLGSALVEGVTVTIPEGLTIEQTARTIARQYPIDTVRFDSLARDSSFMGSLSKDSYESLEGFLFPETYLFPKELSEEQIIRILVRQYTQAMEAILEEVDTPSLSPYEAVILASIIEKETNVAHELRRVSGVFHNRLDQNIPLGADATVRFIINRFTGPLRVSELQNPSPYNTRIHRGLPPGPICSPGKAAIVAALDPLETDELFLWRNGMVLGNTIFLEQMRNIIGKSCRYENKTLLFKIGSFQ
- a CDS encoding ABC1 kinase family protein; its protein translation is MIRVNKKQTIGKTYIHFRRYREIVAILFKFGFDNIIDQLNIGDVIPFLPKKKLANIHAYSNVERLRMAVEELGPTFIKLAQILSVRPDLVPYDIAREFSQLQDRVPPFSSDTACEIIEEQTGEKIPSLFLEFDKTPIAAGSVSQIHYALLHSGEEVAVKVQRPHITKKIEVDLEILYHVAGFIKNHHKKLTHHRLEHIVEEFAKTLSKELDFVNEAHNIMQFSSMFRSSDLLHVPRVYHEYSTEKLLVMEYIRGTKPACREELLEKTHLPPLEEIAKYGLSLIFEQIFIYGFFHADPHPGNVFILDSGKICYIDFGITGRVTREERETFMDLLLAISHRDEKKLVRHILKFTHESHLGETEKLERDFIELIDQYINAPLEEMRYSRIIHRLFAILNENRVSLKSHIYLMLKTLATTESLGRTLYPDLILLEEMRPFIRRIYRKRFSPRTLSEKGATLIGELLQLVRDFPEDIHTITQRILLGELSIELRHEGLREIADTLDRVSNRISFSIVLAALIVGSSLLIQAHTPPLWNDVSVIGLGGFLLAGLIAFILIFSMLRKRDF